The following proteins are encoded in a genomic region of Hippoglossus hippoglossus isolate fHipHip1 chromosome 3, fHipHip1.pri, whole genome shotgun sequence:
- the LOC117759324 gene encoding cysteine and glycine-rich protein 3-like, which yields MPNWGGGAKCAACEKSVYHAEEIQCNGRSFHKTCFICMSCRKGLDSTTMAAHESEIYCKSCYGKKYGPKGYGYGQGAGALSSDPPGQNVDLRPHESKPKPATT from the exons ATGCCAAACTGGGGAGGAGGAGCCAAGTGTGCGGCCTGTGAGAAGTCGGTGTATCATGCAGAGGAGATCCAGTGTAATGGGAGGAGCTTCCATAAAACCTGCTTCATCTGCA TGAGCTGCAGAAAAGGGCTGGACAGCACCACGATGGCAGCGCACGAGTCCGAGATCTACTGCAAGTCCTGCTACGGCAAGAAATATGGGCCCAAAGGCTACGGATACGGGCAGGGAGCCGGAGCTCTGAGCTCGGATCCTCCCGGACAGAACGTGGACCTGCGGCCTCACGA atctaAACCCAAACCCGCCACAACATGA
- the LOC117759325 gene encoding otogelin-like protein, which translates to MTTQACTDSSGAPRAHGEVWKASKDACCMYRCDNDSIVPVEYDCSNVAAPVCRRAGEVVIGLADDTSCCPQRVCVCNQSLCDLVPPECKYGEKLVSYYRQDSCCPHYVCGEFLF; encoded by the exons ATGACGACACAAG CCTGCACCGACAGCTCCGGCGCTCCCCGTGCTCACGGCGAGGTGTGGAAGGCCTCGAAGGACGCCTGCTGCATGTACCGCTGCGACAACGACTCCATCGTCCCCGTGGAGTACGACTGCTCCAACGTGGCGGCGCCCGTGTGCCGCAGAGCAGGGGAGGTGGTCATCGGCCTGGCCGACGACACCAGCTGCTGCCCACAGAGAGTCTGCG TTTGTAACCAGAGCCTGTGTGACCTGGTCCCTCCTGAGTGTAAGTACGGGGAGAAGCTGGTTTCGTACTACAGGCAGGACTCCTGCTGTCCGCACTACGTCTGTggtgagtttttattttga